ATACCAGCCGGGCTGGTAGTCAGGATGCAGGCGACCATACTCTTCAGAAAATTCAACCATACTGGTTTCAATGGTCAACCGTCCTCCATCAGGCATGGCATCCCGGGCATTGACCGCCAGATTGATGATCACTTGTTCGATTTGACCTGGGTCTACTTTTACTTTCCCCAAGGCCGGCTTTAACACTGAGGTCAGGACAATATCTTCGCCAATCAATCGGCGGAGCATTTTTTCAATATTGGTCACGATTTCGTTGAGATCCAGAATTTTCGGCTCCAGGATCTGCTTCCGGCTAAAGGCCAGCAATTGCCGGGTCAAGGCGGCGGCTTTTTCTCCAGCTTGCTTGATATCGGCGACATAGGTGCGCTTGGGGTCGGTTCCGGGTAATCGTCCAAGTACCAGGTCGCTATATCCAATAATAACCATCAATAAATTGTTGAAGTCGTGTGCCACACCACCCGCCAGTTTACCAATTGCTTCCATCTTCTGTGACTGGCGTAACTGGTCTTCGAGTTCAATACGCCCGGTAATGTCTGACCAGGAGCCGACAATTTCGGTCGGGGTTCCCTGCTCGTCCCGCAACAACCGTGACTCATCGCGGACCCAAAAATAGCTTCCGTCTTTGCGACGAAACCGGTACTCCGAAATCTGATGCCCGGTAGAATGCACATCTTGAAGGTTTTTTTCTGTTCGTTCCTGATCTTCCGGGTGAATGTTGCGTTTCCACCAGTCATCTGCCATAGCTTCAGCAAGGGTGTATCCGGTGATGTCAACGACATTTTTACTGACCCAGATGGTACGTGGGTGTTCGGGTTCTATGGTTAACGCATAAATCACGACTGGATTGCCGGAGACAAAGCGCTGGATTTCTTCCTGAACCCGTTTGCGCTCCGTGATGTCACGCACAATCACGGTAAAAACCACCCGCCGGCCAATTTTCACTTGAGAGATAGATGCTTCAATGGGAAACCATTCGCCGGTGGACCGCACTGCCGATGTGATATACACCTTTCCCAATCTGAGGTGTTCCGGTCCAGCCGACGCGGCACCAGGCAAAGACGGATCGGTTGTCAAGTGGGCATCATCTGGCACCAGATGGGTCAACGGTTTCCCAAACAGTTCGGTTGTGGTGTGACCAAACAGGGATTCAGCCGCTCGATTCAACAGCACAATCCCTCGCTGCTGGTCAACGATGATGATTCCATCTAACGCCGACTCAATGATTCCAGCCAGAAAATTCCGATTTTCATACAACTCGCGCTCTGACAATGTGAGTTGATTCAAATACCGCCGGGTTAATCCCCCAAGCAACAGGGCGGTCACCGAAACATAAAACCAGCCTTTGTAGGTTTGTAACTGGCTGAGGAGTTCCGGGTCGCGAACCAGCCCGGAAATCAACCGATCTGACAACAAGATCCAGGTTGCCCCAATCACCAGATACAGCACGACCAGCTTCAAGACCGGGTAATTGCCAAGTGACTCAAGCGGTGGCCTGGAAACGACGGAGTGAAGCTTTTTGAGTGTCCGCGATTCAAATGACTCCTCGGTATCATCCTGATTCCCGATACGCCGCCAAAAGACGAGGGCGCCCGACAGAACCAGCATCACGGCAATCACACCGCCGCCTACCATCCAAAAGGAATAATTGAGCATATCGAAATACACTTCTGCTGCTTGAATGAGTAATACCATTTTGGAATGAAGCGGTCGTATTAGAAAACAGTCAAGTCATTCAATAAAATGAACTTAGTGAACTACTGACTACTGACTACTGACTACAAACTGGTATAAGGGCACACGTGTGATAAGCATTGAAGGGTCTCAACAGCCAACTTTCTGGGTGAAAACAACACAATCGGGGCAACCAGGGAGTGAGTTCTCGGATACGCGGTCGAGCTTGAAATGAACCGGGACAACAGGAATGAAAAGTGGTTCCCTGATATTACCTGGTTTCGGCTAACACTTCACGTACCTTTTTTGCCAAGAGTGTTGGCGTAAAGGGTTTCTGAATAAAGGCAATCTGGTCACCTAAAATGCCATGTTGAGAAATGGTATTGTTTGTGTAGCCACTCATAAATAGCACCTTGAGTTCCGGAAAAAGCGGTTGCAGGTGTTCAGCAAGCTGGCGGCCATTCATCTCAGGCATGACCACATCGGTAAGGAGCAAGGCCACGGGAGTGGTCAGGGTTTTTATCAGTTCCAGAGCCTGGGTGCCGCTTTGGGCTTCAATGACGTGATACCCAAATGTTTCCAGTGCCAGGCGGGTGATCGTCCGCACCACGTCTTCATCTTCAACCAGCAAAATGGTTTCAGCCCCAGACTCAACTGATTCACCATGATCGCCTGATGCCTCAGCAACCCACCCGGCATCAACCGCCGGCAAATAAATTTTAAAGCAGGTGCCAAATCCCATTTCACTGTACACTTCGATGTGGCCACCGCTTTGTTTCACAATTCCAAACACGGTTGCCAGCCCGAGCCCCGTACCTTTGCCCTGCTCTTTGGTCGTAAAAAACGGCTCGAAGATATGGGATTTAACCTCAGAGTTCATTCCACATCCCGTATCGGTCATTGAGATCTGGGTGTACCAGCCGGGGTTATATCCGGGTCGTAAGGCACAATATGCCTCGTCAAATTCGAAGGTGTCGGTTTCGATGATCAGTTGACCGCCCTGTGGCATGGCGTCCCGGGCATTAATAGCCAGATTGATAATCACCTGCTCAAGCTGACCGGGGTCCACTTTGACTTTACTGAGATGTGGCGGCAACAGGGTGGTTAACACAATATCTTCACCGATCAATCGCCGCAGCATTTTTTCAATATTACCGACAATGTCATTGACGTCCAGAATTTTTGGCTCCAGGACCTGTTTGCGACTAAACGCCAGCAATTGTCGGGTTAATTCAGCCGCCTTTTCACCAGCATGTTTGATTTCAATGAGTGTGTTCCGTTTGGGATCACTGGCTGGAAATCGAGCCAACAGCAAATCACTATAGCCGATAATGACCGTGAGCAAATTGTTGAAATCGTGGGCAACACCTCCGGCCAGTTGACCAATCGCTTCCATCTTTTGGGATTGGCGGAATTGCTCTTCCAACCGGACGCGCTCGGTGACATCTGACCAGGATCCGACAACTTCGGTTGGTTGATTGCTCGAATCAAACAGAACCCGTTTTTCATCCCGCACCCAAAAATAGGTACCATCCCGACGGCAAAACCGATATTCCACAATCAGATGGTTCGTTTTTTTCAGTGTGGATTGGGTCTCGATTACCCGGTCATAGTCTTCCGGGTGAATGTGTCTGGCCCACCAGCCAGGCTCATTGGTTTCGTCAGCAGAATATCCAGTCAAATCAAAGATATTTTCACTGGTCCAGATTGGTATCCACTCAGTGTCTTCCAGCTTGAGCGCAAAAATAACCGATGGGCTCCCGGAAACAAACCGCTGAACCTGTTCCTGGGCACGTTTCCGGGCGAGAAACTGTCCAATCTGGCTCCCCAGTATACCCAATTGGGTCAGTATTGGCCGGTCCAGATCAGAAATCTCCCGGCTCAATACTTCAACCACACCCACGATCTCTCCCTGGTGAATAATTGGAAAGGCCAGGGCGCTACGGATTCCAGCCTGAAGTGCTGGATGAGCCCATGCAAAATCAGGGTCTTGCCCAATCTCCTCGATTCTGAGTGGGGCACCAGTTGCCCATACTTTCCCAGGCAGCCCTATATTCAGGCCAAAGGTCAAGGTTTGGGCATGATCAATCAGCCCGGCAAAGGAAGGGTCACTCTTTGACCAGACCTCGACACATCGCAGCCGATGGTTCTTTTTATCAACTTCCCAAATGACACCGCCGTCCCAGTTTTCTGAGACACACAGGGTCTGGAGAATTTCGGGTGCGGCTTCGCTGAGCGTATCAACTTCGGCCAGAATCCGACTGATCATCCCCTGGGCCAGGAGGCGACGTTCGGCCCGTTTCCGCTCAGTAATGTCCTGTATCGTCGCCACGCGGTAGCGTAACGTCCCATCTTCATCACGCACCGACACCACATCCAGTTGAGTATCAAAGGTTGATCCGTCTTTGCGACGCATGCGGGCTTCGTATTGCACCTGCCCAAGTTGATCAGCAACGGCGATACAGTGCTTGACATACTCATGGTCAGCCGGGTCATAGACCTCCAGAATCGGTAAGCCGGCAATCTCCTCAACAGTTTGCTGATGCATGCGCGCAAAAGCTGGATTACAGGCCAGAATGCGGTTGGTGGTCGGATTTCCGATGGCAATGCCATGCGCACAATTTTCGAAAGCGTCAGCCCACTGGCGCAAGGCGGCTTCGGTTTGCTTTTGATCGTCAATATCGGTACTGGTGCCAATCCATTTCACAATCTTTCCTGATTGATCGCGGAATGGAATGGCCCGTACCTTAAACCAGCGATATACCCCATCCGCCCGGCGGAGCCGATATTGCGCATCAAACAGGTTCCGCCCCTCAGTTTCCGCATGATGCAAGTGTGGCATGTGAGCCCAATCATCAGGATGAATAAATTTTTCCCAGCTATTGAAAATGTCCTCGGTTTCAGAAAGCCCGGTATATTCGCACCATTGCGGGCTGATATAGGTACATTTCTGGTTTTCATCAGAGGTCCAGACAATTTGCGGCAGACACTCGATCAGTTGTTTCAAATAGTGCTGGTTTTCGCGCAGGGTACCCTCGACTTGCTTCCGGCTGGTCGCATCTACCACCATCCCGTGCCACAAAATGCCCCCATCAGGTTCGCTGACTGGGGCCGACCAGGCTTCAAGCCAAATTTCACCTTTCCCTGGGTGCTGAAATCGGAATTCATGATGCCACAACGTCATCAATCTGGCTGAATCCGCAATGGTTTGGTTGACCTGTTCAATATCATCTGGATGAATTCCCTCAAAAATCAGGGCCGCATCATCCCGGATCTTGTCAGCCATCACCCCAAACACATCCGATACCGCAGCCGAAATAAAAGGCATCGAATAAAAACCATCGGGGTGGCGGCGGAAAGAAAAGAGCGCCCCGGGAAATACTTCCGTCAGTTTCGATAACTGCTCCTGTAATTTTCCTCTTTCCGCAATGGCAATCTCAGATTGTTGCCGGTAACTGATGTCTCGCAAGATGACAGTCAGTTGTTTGCGTCCGTTAACGGTGGTTTGCGAAATGGTTGCTTCGAGTGGAAACTCTTCCCCGTTGGTCCGCAATCCATAGATAATTCGGGGATTGGACATTTTCCGGAAGCCGACTTCTGACTGTGCAAAAGTATGGACAAGCCGGGCATGTAAGGTGCGAAATCGCTCGGGAATAAATGTGTCGAGGGGCTGGCCGAGAGCTTCGGTTGTCGAACAGAGAAACATGGCTTCAGCCGCCCGGTTAAACATAATGATTCGATAGGTATCATCAACCGTGATGATGCCATCCATCGCCGTGTCAATAATCCCAGCCAGGATCATTTGTTGTTCCTGAATCTTCTGTTCCTTGGCGTGGTGCTCTGAGAGATCACGCAAAACTTTGCTAAAACCAAGCACGGTTCCCTTGTCATCAAACATCGGCGTAATCACTCCATTGGCCCAATAGCGTGTACCGTCTTTTTTGACTCGCCAGCCTTCATCTTCCACTTTGCCCTGGGCAACCGCCTGTTCAAGACGCTGTTGCGGCAGATTTCTCGCCACGTCTTCCGGAGGATAAAAACAGGAAAAATGGCACCCGATGATTTCATCGGCGCTGTACCCTTTGATTTGTTCAGCACCCGCATTCCAGGTTGACACATAGCCGTTTGGATCAATGAGATAAATGGCATAATCCTTGACTGCCTCGACCAGAAGCCGGTACGGATCCACGAATTGACTGATTGGTGTGACAAGAACTTCACGCTTGGGGGAGTCGTGTCCTTCCATAAAGACCTCCATAACCCTGGCCAAAAGCGGAAAGAAGGGGGAAGCCGTCGAGTAGTTGAATTCCGGCCTGGGAATTACTTCTTTGAATATAGGATAATGAAAACAGAAAAACTGTGGCTTTGCCTGAACTGAAGGCAGTCATTAACTTGGCGGCAAGACTGGCAGCACCGGGGTGACGCAATGCAAATCAATGTGGGCAAAACATTTAGGGATAGATAGTTTGTACTCTGTCTTTTCCCCATGAGCAAGGCGTTATGATGAAGTTTTTCCAGGTTTTGCCAAAACTTCCCCATATCAAATCAGCAATGTTTACAGACGGTTTGATATGGGGCACGTCGGAAAAGGGCATCACTGGCCAAGCGCCCGAAACTCACGCTCAAACTCCCGCCCGTAGGCGGTTTTGCGGTCTGAAGGCAGGAAAGAATAGTCAATCGCATTGCAACTCAGCCGACACACGTCCTGACGTGAAAACCCAAAATCAGTAAGCAGGTGCACATATTCGTCGCTGAGTGAACTCCCAAAAAAAGGCGGGTCGTCAGAACCAATCGTTACAGCCAGTCCGGCGTCACAGAGTTGGCGCAAGGGATGCGCCGCATAACTTTCATACACGCCAGTACAGAGATTACTGGTGGGGCACACTTCGAGTGGCGTCTGAGTTTCGCGCAAATACTCAATCAACGCGGCATCCTCAATGCTGCGCACACCGTGCCCCAGTCGCTCAGATTTGGTCACGCGCAGGGCTTCCCAGACACTTTCCGGCCCGGCGGCTTCACCGGCGTGAGCAACGGAATGGAGTCCGGCAGCCCGGGCGCGGCTCATATGTGATTCAAACAAACGCGGTGGGAATCCGGCTTCGGCGCCGCCAATCCCAACCCCAATAAACAAATCATCAGCTCGCCCGGCAATGGCAAAATCAACCACCGGGTCAGCTTCGGGCACAAACTGGCGGCTGATATCGGCAATAAAATGGAGTTCGACGCCGTGTTCGGCATATCCGTCTTTGACTCCGGCAGCCAGGGCTTCAAGCAGCGCGTCCTGAGACAAACCGGGTTTTCCCAGATGCATGGTTGGACTGAAGAAAGCTTCGCGATACCGGATGTTTTGGGCTTTGGCATCGGCCAGAAAGTCTTTCACCAGCAGGTAATAATCCTGCGGCGTCCGCAGATACCCGCAGACTTCCATAAAAATATCCAAAAAATGAGGAAAGTCCCGATACTGGAAATAGGCCGCCGAGTCCTCCAGTGTCTCAAATGGAGGCCGCAATCCATTGTTTTCAGCCAGTTTCAAAACGGTTGCCGGTGGGAGCGAGCCTTCCAGATGAACGTGTAACTCGGCTTTCGGCAGTCGGGCAATAAATTCGGAATCAGAAAGTTTATGTTGGATTGGTTGGTGTTCTTGATACATGAAAGCTGATCCTTTCATCAAGCCTGGTTCTTGGTTCTTGGTTCTTACAGCAGTAATTTCACCGTCAGTTCATTTGAGTTTGGGGTGATTCTCAGAACTTGGTTTGAGCATTCCGAAGGACTGCCGGTCGGATAGCCGGTCGGTTGCGAGGTTTTGCGAGCTACCACCGGAAAAGGTTCGGTCTCTCCAATTCTCCCCGCCTGGTCCGTGCCCCTACGGGGCACGGACCAGGCGGGGAGAAACCAGGGGTGGCGCTTGGGTCCGGTGGTAGGCCCAAAGCGGCCAACCGACCGGCTATCCGAACTGCAACGCTTCGCGGTGCAAAACCGCCCTGCTCTTCACTGAATCGTCACTGTAATCGGAAGGGTTCGGGTACGGCCAAAATTATCCGTGGCCGTAAAGGTCAGAATTCGCGTGACCCGTTGCGCAGTGGCTTTAGCTTTTAAGGTAAACACGGCCTGTGATTCTGGGGTGATAATCACACCGGGTTTGAGCTTGAGTCCAAACTCTTTCACCGAAGGTCCCGTCACCGTGACCAGATCGTCATACCCGCCAAAGCGATTGATGGTCAATTCAAGTCTGGTTTTTTTGCCTCGTTGGAGTGTAATTGCTGAAACGGCAATGTTGAGTGAAAAATCCGCCGGGTCAGACAACTTGCTGATAAAGGCGTCTCCAACGCCGGCACGGGTCATTTGGACGGGATGAACCAGCGGCAGATCATCGGATGTCGTCTGGCCACACACATAGACATTGCCGTCAGCATCAGCCGCCACTCCAAAAATGTTGTCAACCTGGGCACCGCCAAAATAGGTCGAATAGATTGCCCGATCTCCGGTGCGACTGAGCCGGGTCACAAAACTGTCAACGTTTCCAGGTTCAGTTCGAATCGGATTCGTCAGCGGATAATCAGGCGAGGTGGTTACTCCGACCAGATAAATCGTGTTGCGCGCATCAATCGCCATATCAAATGGCTGTTCGTCTTTGGCACCTCCAAAAAAGGTCGAAAAGATGCGCCCTCCGGTTGGGCTATATTTGGTCACAAATATGTCTGACACGCCGCGCAGGTCTTTTTGGAGCGCATTCGCCGTGGTCGGGAAATCAGGCGAACCGGTAAATCCAGTGAC
The nucleotide sequence above comes from Acidobacteriota bacterium. Encoded proteins:
- a CDS encoding PAS domain S-box protein, encoding MLNYSFWMVGGGVIAVMLVLSGALVFWRRIGNQDDTEESFESRTLKKLHSVVSRPPLESLGNYPVLKLVVLYLVIGATWILLSDRLISGLVRDPELLSQLQTYKGWFYVSVTALLLGGLTRRYLNQLTLSERELYENRNFLAGIIESALDGIIIVDQQRGIVLLNRAAESLFGHTTTELFGKPLTHLVPDDAHLTTDPSLPGAASAGPEHLRLGKVYITSAVRSTGEWFPIEASISQVKIGRRVVFTVIVRDITERKRVQEEIQRFVSGNPVVIYALTIEPEHPRTIWVSKNVVDITGYTLAEAMADDWWKRNIHPEDQERTEKNLQDVHSTGHQISEYRFRRKDGSYFWVRDESRLLRDEQGTPTEIVGSWSDITGRIELEDQLRQSQKMEAIGKLAGGVAHDFNNLLMVIIGYSDLVLGRLPGTDPKRTYVADIKQAGEKAAALTRQLLAFSRKQILEPKILDLNEIVTNIEKMLRRLIGEDIVLTSVLKPALGKVKVDPGQIEQVIINLAVNARDAMPDGGRLTIETSMVEFSEEYGRLHPDYQPGWYVLLSLTDTGCGMTAEVKNRIFEPFFTTKAQGKGTGLGLATVFGILKQSEGHIEVNSEVGFGTCFNIYLPVIEEKWKPETGSDTMELLRPGYESILLVEDEPIVREVTKQSLEVFGYQVKEAGNGQEALGLIKTISEPIALLITDVVMPQMNGRQLAEQLRLQFPDLKVLFISGYTDDAIVRHGIIDANVAFLQKPFTPTALAKKVREVLEGKQNEECG
- the add gene encoding adenosine deaminase, with amino-acid sequence MYQEHQPIQHKLSDSEFIARLPKAELHVHLEGSLPPATVLKLAENNGLRPPFETLEDSAAYFQYRDFPHFLDIFMEVCGYLRTPQDYYLLVKDFLADAKAQNIRYREAFFSPTMHLGKPGLSQDALLEALAAGVKDGYAEHGVELHFIADISRQFVPEADPVVDFAIAGRADDLFIGVGIGGAEAGFPPRLFESHMSRARAAGLHSVAHAGEAAGPESVWEALRVTKSERLGHGVRSIEDAALIEYLRETQTPLEVCPTSNLCTGVYESYAAHPLRQLCDAGLAVTIGSDDPPFFGSSLSDEYVHLLTDFGFSRQDVCRLSCNAIDYSFLPSDRKTAYGREFEREFRALGQ
- a CDS encoding PAS domain S-box protein; translated protein: MEGHDSPKREVLVTPISQFVDPYRLLVEAVKDYAIYLIDPNGYVSTWNAGAEQIKGYSADEIIGCHFSCFYPPEDVARNLPQQRLEQAVAQGKVEDEGWRVKKDGTRYWANGVITPMFDDKGTVLGFSKVLRDLSEHHAKEQKIQEQQMILAGIIDTAMDGIITVDDTYRIIMFNRAAEAMFLCSTTEALGQPLDTFIPERFRTLHARLVHTFAQSEVGFRKMSNPRIIYGLRTNGEEFPLEATISQTTVNGRKQLTVILRDISYRQQSEIAIAERGKLQEQLSKLTEVFPGALFSFRRHPDGFYSMPFISAAVSDVFGVMADKIRDDAALIFEGIHPDDIEQVNQTIADSARLMTLWHHEFRFQHPGKGEIWLEAWSAPVSEPDGGILWHGMVVDATSRKQVEGTLRENQHYLKQLIECLPQIVWTSDENQKCTYISPQWCEYTGLSETEDIFNSWEKFIHPDDWAHMPHLHHAETEGRNLFDAQYRLRRADGVYRWFKVRAIPFRDQSGKIVKWIGTSTDIDDQKQTEAALRQWADAFENCAHGIAIGNPTTNRILACNPAFARMHQQTVEEIAGLPILEVYDPADHEYVKHCIAVADQLGQVQYEARMRRKDGSTFDTQLDVVSVRDEDGTLRYRVATIQDITERKRAERRLLAQGMISRILAEVDTLSEAAPEILQTLCVSENWDGGVIWEVDKKNHRLRCVEVWSKSDPSFAGLIDHAQTLTFGLNIGLPGKVWATGAPLRIEEIGQDPDFAWAHPALQAGIRSALAFPIIHQGEIVGVVEVLSREISDLDRPILTQLGILGSQIGQFLARKRAQEQVQRFVSGSPSVIFALKLEDTEWIPIWTSENIFDLTGYSADETNEPGWWARHIHPEDYDRVIETQSTLKKTNHLIVEYRFCRRDGTYFWVRDEKRVLFDSSNQPTEVVGSWSDVTERVRLEEQFRQSQKMEAIGQLAGGVAHDFNNLLTVIIGYSDLLLARFPASDPKRNTLIEIKHAGEKAAELTRQLLAFSRKQVLEPKILDVNDIVGNIEKMLRRLIGEDIVLTTLLPPHLSKVKVDPGQLEQVIINLAINARDAMPQGGQLIIETDTFEFDEAYCALRPGYNPGWYTQISMTDTGCGMNSEVKSHIFEPFFTTKEQGKGTGLGLATVFGIVKQSGGHIEVYSEMGFGTCFKIYLPAVDAGWVAEASGDHGESVESGAETILLVEDEDVVRTITRLALETFGYHVIEAQSGTQALELIKTLTTPVALLLTDVVMPEMNGRQLAEHLQPLFPELKVLFMSGYTNNTISQHGILGDQIAFIQKPFTPTLLAKKVREVLAETR